In a genomic window of Chrysemys picta bellii isolate R12L10 chromosome 1, ASM1138683v2, whole genome shotgun sequence:
- the AKAP3 gene encoding A-kinase anchor protein 3 — translation MRNAPSPGGFSVYDEQFSMDVRSNSGSPDFHMEMKATSSQKDPKDIESQLTSADTKQGVDEVSFYVNRLSNLVIAMARKEINDKTDGTDKCIHKSLFASLGEPGHKSIGVSTDEGRNNPSANTTHINMKETKYEDNPSSKKKTFFYKEVDEQSSTRNEQNHERRSAHSENRTCHHKKRFGPDEFTNTLSKGILVYANNVVSDMMVSVMKTMKVEVNDSSIACVVLKKVILKHSKEVVSDLIDSCMKNLHNVTGTLMTDSDFVSAVKRSLFSQGSHKAAEIVQAMLNRLHTTLIVQKPAGDKSQSQSLAYASVKTGSRAADAKAQNLRFSATKTETVTKEKEKEMTCAETVGNHIIKHGLTLWHQNQQKCNRCSKSQPSAREAEPKPPENPHWSSEIQNMAKMSGDAWAKDLIVTALLLIQYHLIQQENAGKGTAEGGKTNKAGTTAFGFLSHEAHEKGGCSSFRPSSAKDQDPSKQSDESGSQKSELQKQNPENDMSSVILMLIRKLINETGCKIEGQQGNSLMDETNRNLGKTSEGHALSEVEQSCEEAISGLTKMITDQFDISGKEEGSGQFIDSLVDTVTKLCLMIAKYSNPESALAEIGDREDGTGSMDSKCTETAEAGLGSGEDSASGRKVVVVNQNPSESLHNKQLQALLQWVAASQTNVPVLYFLDEDDEFLNKLQQLSSIAVEKGYSVGEVIQAVLKYEKEKQLGKALGNVVWLPVLDWLLNNL, via the coding sequence ATGCGCAATGCACCCTCACCAGGTGGTTTCAGTGTCTATGATGAGCAGTTTAGCATGGACGTTAGATCCAACAGTGGGTCACCCGATTTTCATATGGAGATGAAAGCCACCTCAAGTCAAAAGGACCCAAAGGACATAGAAAGTCAGCTAACTTCTGCAGATACCAAGCAAGGTGTGGATGAAGTCTCTTTTTATGTTAACAGACTCTCTAACCTTGTCATTGCAATGGCACGTAAAGAGATTAATGACAAGACAGATGGCACTGATAAGTGTATACACAAGTCACTTTTTGCCTCTCTTGGGGAACCAGGTCACAAGTCTATTGGAGTGAGCACAGATGAAGGCAGAAATAATCCATCAGCAAATACAACTCATATTAATATGAAGGAAACCAAATATGAAGATAATCCATCTTccaagaagaaaacatttttttataaagAAGTAGACGAACAATCTTCAACTAGAAATGAGCAGAATCATGAAAGAAGGTCAGCACACAGTGAGAACAGAACATGCCATCATAAAAAACGCTTTGGCCCAGATGAATTTACGAATACTTTAAGCAAAGGGATTCTGGTTTATGCCAATAACGTGGTTTCAGATATGATGGTCTCAGTTATGAAGACCATGAAAGTTGAAGTGAATGACTCAAGCATAGCTTGTGTGGTGCTGAAAAAGGTGATACTAAAGCACTCCAAGGAGGTAGTTTCAGACTTAATAGATTCCTGTATGAAAAATTTACACAATGTCACAGGGACACTCATGACTGACTCAGATTTTGTTTCTGCAGTGAAGCGGAGCCTATTCAGTCAAGGAAGTCATAAGGCTGCAGAAATAGTACAAGCAATGCTAAATCGTTTACATACTACCTTAATAGTGCAAAAACCAGCAGGAGATAAGTCCCAGTCTCAAAGCCTTGCGTATGCATCTGTGAAGACGGGTTCACGAGCAGCAGATGCAAAGGCTCAGAACTTGAGGTTTTCAGCAACAAAAACTGAAACAGTtaccaaagagaaagaaaaagaaatgacctGTGCAGAAACAGTAGGTAACCACATAATTAAGCATGGGCTTACTCTATGGCATCAAAACCAACAAAAATGCAACAGATGCTCGAAGTCTCAACCTTCAGCAAGGGAAGCTGAACCTAAACCCCCAGAAAATCCACACTGGAGTTCAGAAATTCAGAACATGGCCAAAATGTCTGGAGATGCATGGGCAAAAGATCTGATTGTGACTGCACTATTGTTGATACAGTATCATCTAATCCAACAGGAGAACGCAGGCAAGGGCACAGCTGAAGGGGGCAAAACTAACAAAGCAGGTACCACTGCATTTGGATTCCTCTCGCATGAAGCCCATGAAAAAGGTGGTTGCAGTAGTTTCAGGCCATCTTCAGCAAAAGATCAGGATCCATCAAAACAAAGTGATGAATCAGGTTCCCAGAAGTCAGAACTTCAAAAGCAGAACCCTGAAAATGACATGTCCAGTGTCATATTAATGCTCATCCGAAAATTAATAAATGAGACTGGTTGCAAAATAGAAGGCCAGCAAGGAAATTCCTTGATGGATGAAACAAACAGGAATCTTGGCAAAACCTCTGAGGGACATGCCCTTTCAGAAGTTGAACAGTCCTGTGAAGAGGCTATATCTGGACTGACAAAAATGATTACTGATCAGTTTGACATAAGTGGAAAAGAGGAGGGCAGTGGGCAATTTATTGACAGTTTGGTGGATACAGTGACAAAGTTGTGTCTTATGATAGCCAAATACAGCAACCCAGAGTCTGCTCTAGCAGAGATAGGGGACAGGGAAGATGGCACAGGATCTATGGATTCCAAGTGTACAGAAACTGCTGAGGCTGGGCTTGGATCAGGTGAAGACAGTGCATCCGGTCGCAAAGTGGTAGTGGTGAATCAGAATCCTTCCGAGAGCTTACATAACAAACAGCTCCAAGCACTCCTCCAGTGGGTAGCAGCCTCTCAGACAAATGTGCCTGTATTGTATTTCTTGGATGAGGATGATGAGTTTCTGAATAAG